In the Caenorhabditis elegans chromosome X genome, one interval contains:
- the mrp-1 gene encoding ABC-type glutathione-S-conjugate transporter (Confirmed by transcript evidence) codes for MFPLVRELVCGSDYELLETGWRNNSNIPQVTNCGQHTDFSTIPTLFLVIFSPILFYELYKSRNSYLRSFSAISLRIIFCCLLVVDLTATVIYDFYLLFTKSPLYNAIHFYGDLVQYAGFCLALVLTIACRNRGIITSGVITLYWLLVVVCGVPELRYYITGRLYKEYEIHSCRAALYVFAYVCSALELFLSCFADTPSNGYIGKNSCPEYTASFLNQLTFQWFSGLAYLGNKKSLEKEDLWDLNERDKAENIIPSFIENLIPEVEGYRRKIKKNPEAAIPKNHPSILIPIFKTYKFTLLAGGCYKLMFDLLQFVAPELLRQLISFIEDKNQPMWIGVSIALLMFLSSLLQSMILHQYFHEMFRLGMNIRSVLTSAVYTKTLNLSNEARKGKTTGAIVNLMSVDIQRIQDMTTFIMLFWSAPLQILLSLYFLWKLLGVSVLAGFVILILLIPFNSFISVKMRNCQMEQMKFKDERIKMMSEILNGMKVLKLYSWEKSMEKMVLEVREKEIRVLKKLSYLNAATTLSWACAPFLVAVLTFGLYVLWDPENNVLTPQITFVALALFNILRFPLAVFAMVFSQAVQCSASNTRLKEFFAAEEMSPQTSIAYGGTDSAIKMDGGSFAWGSKEEDRKLHDITFNIKRGQLVAIVGRVGSGKSSLLHALLGEMNKLSGSVQVNGSVAYVPQLAWIQNLSLRNNILFNRPYDAKLYQNVIENCALVQDLESLPAEDRTEIGEKGINLSGGQKQRVSLARAVYQNAEIVLLDDPLSAVDSHVGKHIFENVISTATGCLGTKTRVLLTHGLTYLKHCDQVIVLKDETISEMGTYQELMNSNGAFSEFLEEFLLEESKHKGRSVSFGEDSKEVNELLRDLDQVSPAIRQRIQSQMSQEIEKTDDKNAEIIRNGLHKDEQTAHSSIGKSEEKESLLGAISPKEKTPEPPKQTKTQLIEKEAVETGKVKFEVYMSYFRAIGIKIALVFFLVYVASSMLGVFSNLYLARWSDDAKEIALSGNGSSSETQIRLGIYAVLGMGQATSVCAASIIMALGMVCASRLLHATLLENIMRSPMAFFDVTPLGRILNRFGKDMDVVDERLPDNIGDFLLTFSELVACVVFTSYATPFAIFPIVLIAIGCFAILRFYVSTSRQLKRLESASRSPIYSHFQESIQGASSIRAYGVVDKFIRESQHRVDENLATYYPSIVANRWLAVRLEMVGNLIVLSSAGAAVYFRDSPGLSAGLVGLSVSYALNITQTLNWAVRMTSELETNIVAVERINEYTITPTEGNNSQSLAPKSWPENGEISIKNFSVRYRPGLDLVLHGVTAHISPCEKIGIVGRTGAGKSSLTLALFRIIEADGGCIEIDGTNIADLLLEQLRSRLTIVPQDPVLFSGTMRMNLDPFFAFSDDQIWEALRNAHLDSFVKSLQEGLHHHISEGGENLSVGQRQLICLARALLRKTKVLVLDEAAAAVDVETDSLLQKTIREQFKDCTVLTIAHRLNTVMDSDRLLVLDKGCVAEFDTPKKLLSNPDGIFYSMAKDANVV; via the exons ATGTTCCCGTTAGTTCGTGAACTGGTGTGTGGAAGCGATTATGAG CTTCTCGAAACCGGATGGCGCAACAATTCCAACATTCCGCAAGTAACAAATTGTGGCCAGCACACAGATTTTTCAACGATACCAACTTTATTTCTGGTGATATTTTCACCCATTTTGTTCTACGAACTCTACAAAAGCCGAAATTCTTATTTACGAAGCTTTTCTGCTATTTCTCTCAGAATT ATCTTCTGTTGCCTACTCGTTGTCGATCTCACTGCCACTGTCATCTACGATTTTTATCTTCTCTTCACCAAATCTCCACTCTACAATGCTATTCATTTTTATGGTGACCTCGTGCAATATGCAG GATTTTGCCTTGCGCTTGTTCTGACAATTGCTTGTAGAAACCGAGGAATTATCACATCGGGAGTCATCACGTTGTACTGGCTTTTAGTCGTTGTTTGTGGAGTTCCCGAGTTGAGATACTATATCACCGGACGCCTGTATAAAGAATACGAAATTCATTCATGCCGAGCAGCATTGTACGTTTTCGCGTATGTATGCTCCGCACTGGAACTCTTTCTGAGTTGTTTTGCGGACACCCCATCAAATGGATATATTGGA AAAAACTCCTGTCCAGAATACACGGCCTCCTTCCTCAACCAGCTTACCTTTCAATGGTTCTCAGGACTTGCTTACCTTGGAAACAAGAAATCTTTGGAAAAGGAAGACTTGTGGGACTTGAACGAAAGAGACAAAGCCGAGAACATTATTCCTAGCTTCATCGAGAATTTGATACCAGAAGTGGAGGGATATCGCCGGAAAATTAAGAAGAACCCAGAAGCTGCTATCCCAAAGAACCACCCATCGATATTGATTCCAATCTTTAAAACTTACAAGTTTACATTGTTAGCTGGTGGATGTTACAAACTGATGTTTGACTTGCTCCAATTCGTTGCTCCTGAGCTTTTACGACAACTTATCAGTTTCATTGAGGACAAGAATCAACCAATGTGGATTGGAGTATCCATTGCACTTCTGATGTTCCTCTCGTCACTTTTGCAATCAATGATTCTTCATCAATACTTTCATGAAATGTTCCGTTTGGGAATGAACATCCGTTCTGTGTTGACTAGTGCAGTTTACACCAAGACTTTGAATCTTTCGAATGAAGCGAGAAAAGGGAAAACTACCGGAGCAATTGTGAATTTGATGTCTGTGGACATTCAAAGAATCCAGGATATGACTACTTTCATAATGCTTTTCTGGTCGGCTCCGCTACAG atccttCTTTCTCTTTACTTTCTCTGGAAACTCCTTGGCGTCTCCGTACTAGCCGGATTTGTAATCCTTATTCTTCTTATTCCATTCAACTCTTTTATATCAgttaaaatgagaaattgtCAAATGGAGCAGATGAAATTTAAAGACGAGAGAATCAAAATGATGTCGGAAATCCTGAACGGGATGAAAGTGCTCAAGCTGTACTCGTGGGAAAAGAGCATGGAGAAAATGGTTTTGGAAGTCCGTGAGAAGGAAATTCGAGTGCTTAAAAAACTATCCTATCTCAACGCAGCAACTACTTTGTCATGGGCTTGTGCTCCATTTTTG GTAGCTGTTCTGACATTTGGTCTCTACGTCCTATGGGATCCAGAAAACAATGTGCTCACTCCTCAAATTACTTTCGTGGCTTTGGCTCTTTTCAACATTCTCCGCTTCCCACTTGCAGTATTTGCAATGGTTTTCAGTCAAGCTGTTCAATGTTCTGCAAGTAACACTCGCCTGAAAGAGTTTTTCGCCGCAGAAGAAATGTCTCCTCAAACTTCTATTGCATACGGAGGAACAG aCTCTGCTATCAAAATGGACGGTGGGTCATTTGCTTGGGGATCTAAGGAAGAAGACCGTAAACTTCATGACATTACCTTCAACATCAAGCGTGGTCAACTTGTTGCCATTGTGGGAAGAGTTGGATCGGGAAAGTCCAGTTTGTTACATGCACTTCTTGGTGAAATGAACAAACTCTCCGGAAGTGTTCAAGTTAACGGATCCGTAGCTTATGTTCCACAACTAGCCTGGATTCAGAACTTGAGTCTGAGAAATAACATCTTGTTCAATAGACCTTATGACGCGAAACTTTACCAAAATGTCattgaaaattgtgcattGGTTCAAGATTTGGAAAGTCTTCCAGCTGAAGATCGTActgaaattggagaaaaa GGAATCAACTTGTCCGGAGGACAGAAACAAAGAGTTTCACTTGCCAGAGCAGTTTAtcaaaatgctgaaattgtaCTTCTCGATGATCCACTATCAGCAGTGGACTCACATGTCGGAAaacatatatttgaaaatgttattt CAACCGCCACCGGATGCCTTGGAACAAAAACTCGTGTTCTGTTGACCCATGGATTGACATACCTGAAACATTGTGACCAGGTTATTGTGCTCAAAGATGAAACAATTAGTGAAATGGGAACATATCAAGAACTTATGAATAGTAATGGAGCATTTTCGGAGTTCCTTGAAGAATTTTTGTTAGAAGAGTCAAAGCATAAGGGAAGAAGTGTTAGTTTTGGAGAGGATT caaaagaAGTCAATGAACTTCTCAGAGACTTGGATCAAGTAAGCCCTGCAATTCGGCAAAGAATCCAAAGTCAAATGAGCCAAGAAATTGAGAAGACCGATGACAAAAACGCTGAAATCATTCGCAACGGACTTCACAAGGACGAACAAACAGCGCACAGTTCGATCGGAAAAAGCGAGGAGAAGGAGTCACTTCTTGGAGCGATATCGCCAAAAGAAAAGACTCCAGAACCACCCAAGCAAACCAAAACACAGCTCATTGAAAAAGAAGCGGTGGAAActggaaaagtgaaatttgaagTGTACATGTCATATTTCCGAGCCATCGGAATCAAAATtgctttggtttttttcctaGTTTACGTTGCCAGTAGTATGCTTGGAGTGTTCAGTAACTTGTATCTTGCCAGATGGTCAGACGATGCCAAGGAAATCGCACTGTCAGGCAATGGAAGTAGCAGTGAGACACAAATTCGATTGGGTATCTATGCTGTGTTGGGAATGGGTCAAG CAACATCCGTTTGTGCTGCGTCAATCATCATGGCGCTTGGCATGGTTTGTGCTAGTAGACTGCTTCACGCTACACTTCTCGAAAACATTATGAGATCTCCAATGGCATTCTTCGACGTAACCCCACTTGGAAGAATTTTGAACCGATTCGGAAAG gATATGGACGTGGTGGATGAGCGTTTACCGGACAATATCGGCGATTTCTTACTCACCTTTTCTGAACTAGTCGCTTGTGTTGTTTTTACCAGCTATGCGACgccttttgcaatttttccaattgttcTCATCGCTATTGGATGTTTTGCGATTCTG AGATTCTATGTTAGCACTTCTCGGCAATTGAAGCGTTTGGAATCCGCTTCAAGATCTCCAATCTATTCGcattttcaa gaaTCCATCCAAGGTGCATCTTCAATTAGAGCATACGGAGTTGTTGATAAATTCATCAGAGAGTCTCAGCATCGAGTTGATGAAAACTTGGCAACTTATTATCCAAGTATTGTAGCCAACAG ATGGCTGGCTGTTCGTCTAGAAATGGTCGGTAATCTGATTGTTCTATCTTCCGCCGGAGCTGCTGTTTACTTCCGTGATTCTCCCGGCCTCTCTGCTGGCTTAGTTGGTTTATCTGTTTCCTACGCTCTCAAT atcaccCAAACCCTCAACTGGGCTGTTCGCATGACAAGTGAGCTTGAAACAAACATTGTTGCTGTTGAAAGAATCAATGAGTATACAATCACTCCAACCGAAGGAAACAACTCTCAGAGTTTGGCACCGAAAAGTTGGCCAGAGAATGGAGAAATTTCGATCAAAAACTTCAGTGTTAGATATCGTCCGGGACTGGACTTGGTTCTTCACGGAGTCACCGCACACATTTCTCCCTGCGAGAAAATTGGAATCGTTGGAAGAACCGGAGCCGGAAAGAGTTCCCTCACACTTGCACTTTTCCGTATTATCGAAGCCGACGGTGGATGCATTGAGATTGATGGAACTAATATTGCTGATCTCCTGCTTGAACAGCTGAGAAGCCGGTTGACAATCGTGCCACAGGATCCAGTATTGTTTTCAGGAACAATGCGTATGAACTTGGATCCCTTCTTTGCATTTA GCGATGATCAAATTTGGGAAGCGTTGCGAAACGCTCATTTAGATTCATTTGTAAAATCTTTGCAAGAAGGTCTTCATCATCATATTTCTGAAGGAGGAGAGAACTTGag TGTTGGACAACGACAACTAATCTGCCTTGCTCGAGCTCTTCTCAGAAAAACCAAAGTGTTGGTGTTAGATGAAGCCGCCGCTGCAGTTGACGTCGAAACCGATAgtcttcttcaaaaaaccattCGAGAGCAGTTCAAAGATTGTACTGTTCTCACAATTGCCCATCGACTGAATACG GTTATGGATAGTGATCGTCTACTTGTTCTCGACAAAGGTTGTGTAGCCGAGTTTGACACTCCGAAGAAACTTTTGTCAAATCCGGATGGAATCTTCTATTCAATGGCAAAAGATGCAAATGTTGTGTAG
- the mrp-1 gene encoding ABC-type glutathione-S-conjugate transporter (Confirmed by transcript evidence) has translation MFPLVRELVCGSDYELLETGWRNNSNIPQVTNCGQHTDFSTIPTLFLVIFSPILFYELYKSRNSYLRSFSAISLRIIFCCLLVVDLTATVIYDFYLLFTKSPLYNAIHFYGDLVQYAGFCLALVLTIACRNRGIITSGVITLYWLLVVVCGVPELRYYITGRLYKEYEIHSCRAALYVFAYVCSALELFLSCFADTPSNGYIGKNSCPEYTASFLNQLTFQWFSGLAYLGNKKSLEKEDLWDLNERDKAENIIPSFIENLIPEVEGYRRKIKKNPEAAIPKNHPSILIPIFKTYKFTLLAGGCYKLMFDLLQFVAPELLRQLISFIEDKNQPMWIGVSIALLMFLSSLLQSMILHQYFHEMFRLGMNIRSVLTSAVYTKTLNLSNEARKGKTTGAIVNLMSVDIQRIQDMTTFIMLFWSAPLQILLSLYFLWKLLGVSVLAGFVILILLIPFNSFISVKMRNCQMEQMKFKDERIKMMSEILNGMKVLKLYSWEKSMEKMVLEVREKEIRVLKKLSYLNAATTLSWACAPFLVAVLTFGLYVLWDPENNVLTPQITFVALALFNILRFPLAVFAMVFSQAVQCSASNTRLKEFFAAEEMSPQTSIAYGGTDSAIKMDGGSFAWGSKEEDRKLHDITFNIKRGQLVAIVGRVGSGKSSLLHALLGEMNKLSGSVQVNGSVAYVPQLAWIQNLSLRNNILFNRPYDAKLYQNVIENCALVQDLESLPAEDRTEIGEKGINLSGGQKQRVSLARAVYQNAEIVLLDDPLSAVDSHVGKHIFENVISTATGCLGTKTRVLLTHGLTYLKHCDQVIVLKDETISEMGTYQELMNSNGAFSEFLEEFLLEESKHKGRSVSFGEDSKEVNELLRDLDQVSPAIRQRIQSQMSQEIEKTDDKNAEIIRNGLHKDEQTAHSSIGKSEEKESLLGAISPKEKTPEPPKQTKTQLIEKEAVETGKVKFEVYMSYFRAIGIKIALVFFLVYVASSMLGVFSNLYLARWSDDAKEIALSGNGSSSETQIRLGIYAVLGMGQATSVCAASIIMALGMVCASRLLHATLLENIMRSPMAFFDVTPLGRILNRFGKDVDGVDTDIPRTMSMFIRTAVSSIEIIAIILWATPLAISLLLPLFIVYFVVLRFYVSTSRQLKRLESASRSPIYSHFQESIQGASSIRAYGVVDKFIRESQHRVDENLATYYPSIVANRWLAVRLEMVGNLIVLSSAGAAVYFRDSPGLSAGLVGLSVSYALNITQTLNWAVRMTSELETNIVAVERINEYTITPTEGNNSQSLAPKSWPENGEISIKNFSVRYRPGLDLVLHGVTAHISPCEKIGIVGRTGAGKSSLTLALFRIIEADGGCIEIDGTNIADLLLEQLRSRLTIVPQDPVLFSGTMRMNLDPFFAFSDDQIWEALRNAHLDSFVKSLQEGLHHHISEGGENLSVGQRQLICLARALLRKTKVLVLDEAAAAVDVETDSLLQKTIREQFKDCTVLTIAHRLNTVMDSDRLLVLDKGCVAEFDTPKKLLSNPDGIFYSMAKDANVV, from the exons ATGTTCCCGTTAGTTCGTGAACTGGTGTGTGGAAGCGATTATGAG CTTCTCGAAACCGGATGGCGCAACAATTCCAACATTCCGCAAGTAACAAATTGTGGCCAGCACACAGATTTTTCAACGATACCAACTTTATTTCTGGTGATATTTTCACCCATTTTGTTCTACGAACTCTACAAAAGCCGAAATTCTTATTTACGAAGCTTTTCTGCTATTTCTCTCAGAATT ATCTTCTGTTGCCTACTCGTTGTCGATCTCACTGCCACTGTCATCTACGATTTTTATCTTCTCTTCACCAAATCTCCACTCTACAATGCTATTCATTTTTATGGTGACCTCGTGCAATATGCAG GATTTTGCCTTGCGCTTGTTCTGACAATTGCTTGTAGAAACCGAGGAATTATCACATCGGGAGTCATCACGTTGTACTGGCTTTTAGTCGTTGTTTGTGGAGTTCCCGAGTTGAGATACTATATCACCGGACGCCTGTATAAAGAATACGAAATTCATTCATGCCGAGCAGCATTGTACGTTTTCGCGTATGTATGCTCCGCACTGGAACTCTTTCTGAGTTGTTTTGCGGACACCCCATCAAATGGATATATTGGA AAAAACTCCTGTCCAGAATACACGGCCTCCTTCCTCAACCAGCTTACCTTTCAATGGTTCTCAGGACTTGCTTACCTTGGAAACAAGAAATCTTTGGAAAAGGAAGACTTGTGGGACTTGAACGAAAGAGACAAAGCCGAGAACATTATTCCTAGCTTCATCGAGAATTTGATACCAGAAGTGGAGGGATATCGCCGGAAAATTAAGAAGAACCCAGAAGCTGCTATCCCAAAGAACCACCCATCGATATTGATTCCAATCTTTAAAACTTACAAGTTTACATTGTTAGCTGGTGGATGTTACAAACTGATGTTTGACTTGCTCCAATTCGTTGCTCCTGAGCTTTTACGACAACTTATCAGTTTCATTGAGGACAAGAATCAACCAATGTGGATTGGAGTATCCATTGCACTTCTGATGTTCCTCTCGTCACTTTTGCAATCAATGATTCTTCATCAATACTTTCATGAAATGTTCCGTTTGGGAATGAACATCCGTTCTGTGTTGACTAGTGCAGTTTACACCAAGACTTTGAATCTTTCGAATGAAGCGAGAAAAGGGAAAACTACCGGAGCAATTGTGAATTTGATGTCTGTGGACATTCAAAGAATCCAGGATATGACTACTTTCATAATGCTTTTCTGGTCGGCTCCGCTACAG atccttCTTTCTCTTTACTTTCTCTGGAAACTCCTTGGCGTCTCCGTACTAGCCGGATTTGTAATCCTTATTCTTCTTATTCCATTCAACTCTTTTATATCAgttaaaatgagaaattgtCAAATGGAGCAGATGAAATTTAAAGACGAGAGAATCAAAATGATGTCGGAAATCCTGAACGGGATGAAAGTGCTCAAGCTGTACTCGTGGGAAAAGAGCATGGAGAAAATGGTTTTGGAAGTCCGTGAGAAGGAAATTCGAGTGCTTAAAAAACTATCCTATCTCAACGCAGCAACTACTTTGTCATGGGCTTGTGCTCCATTTTTG GTAGCTGTTCTGACATTTGGTCTCTACGTCCTATGGGATCCAGAAAACAATGTGCTCACTCCTCAAATTACTTTCGTGGCTTTGGCTCTTTTCAACATTCTCCGCTTCCCACTTGCAGTATTTGCAATGGTTTTCAGTCAAGCTGTTCAATGTTCTGCAAGTAACACTCGCCTGAAAGAGTTTTTCGCCGCAGAAGAAATGTCTCCTCAAACTTCTATTGCATACGGAGGAACAG aCTCTGCTATCAAAATGGACGGTGGGTCATTTGCTTGGGGATCTAAGGAAGAAGACCGTAAACTTCATGACATTACCTTCAACATCAAGCGTGGTCAACTTGTTGCCATTGTGGGAAGAGTTGGATCGGGAAAGTCCAGTTTGTTACATGCACTTCTTGGTGAAATGAACAAACTCTCCGGAAGTGTTCAAGTTAACGGATCCGTAGCTTATGTTCCACAACTAGCCTGGATTCAGAACTTGAGTCTGAGAAATAACATCTTGTTCAATAGACCTTATGACGCGAAACTTTACCAAAATGTCattgaaaattgtgcattGGTTCAAGATTTGGAAAGTCTTCCAGCTGAAGATCGTActgaaattggagaaaaa GGAATCAACTTGTCCGGAGGACAGAAACAAAGAGTTTCACTTGCCAGAGCAGTTTAtcaaaatgctgaaattgtaCTTCTCGATGATCCACTATCAGCAGTGGACTCACATGTCGGAAaacatatatttgaaaatgttattt CAACCGCCACCGGATGCCTTGGAACAAAAACTCGTGTTCTGTTGACCCATGGATTGACATACCTGAAACATTGTGACCAGGTTATTGTGCTCAAAGATGAAACAATTAGTGAAATGGGAACATATCAAGAACTTATGAATAGTAATGGAGCATTTTCGGAGTTCCTTGAAGAATTTTTGTTAGAAGAGTCAAAGCATAAGGGAAGAAGTGTTAGTTTTGGAGAGGATT caaaagaAGTCAATGAACTTCTCAGAGACTTGGATCAAGTAAGCCCTGCAATTCGGCAAAGAATCCAAAGTCAAATGAGCCAAGAAATTGAGAAGACCGATGACAAAAACGCTGAAATCATTCGCAACGGACTTCACAAGGACGAACAAACAGCGCACAGTTCGATCGGAAAAAGCGAGGAGAAGGAGTCACTTCTTGGAGCGATATCGCCAAAAGAAAAGACTCCAGAACCACCCAAGCAAACCAAAACACAGCTCATTGAAAAAGAAGCGGTGGAAActggaaaagtgaaatttgaagTGTACATGTCATATTTCCGAGCCATCGGAATCAAAATtgctttggtttttttcctaGTTTACGTTGCCAGTAGTATGCTTGGAGTGTTCAGTAACTTGTATCTTGCCAGATGGTCAGACGATGCCAAGGAAATCGCACTGTCAGGCAATGGAAGTAGCAGTGAGACACAAATTCGATTGGGTATCTATGCTGTGTTGGGAATGGGTCAAG CAACATCCGTTTGTGCTGCGTCAATCATCATGGCGCTTGGCATGGTTTGTGCTAGTAGACTGCTTCACGCTACACTTCTCGAAAACATTATGAGATCTCCAATGGCATTCTTCGACGTAACCCCACTTGGAAGAATTTTGAACCGATTCGGAAAG GATGTCGATGGAGTTGACACCGACATCCCTCGCACAATGTCAATGTTTATCCGGACTGCCGTATCGTCCATCGAGATCATTGCAATCATTTTGTGGGCAACACCTCTCGCTATTTCGCTTTTACTACCTCTGTTCATAGTGTATTTTGTCGTTCTG AGATTCTATGTTAGCACTTCTCGGCAATTGAAGCGTTTGGAATCCGCTTCAAGATCTCCAATCTATTCGcattttcaa gaaTCCATCCAAGGTGCATCTTCAATTAGAGCATACGGAGTTGTTGATAAATTCATCAGAGAGTCTCAGCATCGAGTTGATGAAAACTTGGCAACTTATTATCCAAGTATTGTAGCCAACAG ATGGCTGGCTGTTCGTCTAGAAATGGTCGGTAATCTGATTGTTCTATCTTCCGCCGGAGCTGCTGTTTACTTCCGTGATTCTCCCGGCCTCTCTGCTGGCTTAGTTGGTTTATCTGTTTCCTACGCTCTCAAT atcaccCAAACCCTCAACTGGGCTGTTCGCATGACAAGTGAGCTTGAAACAAACATTGTTGCTGTTGAAAGAATCAATGAGTATACAATCACTCCAACCGAAGGAAACAACTCTCAGAGTTTGGCACCGAAAAGTTGGCCAGAGAATGGAGAAATTTCGATCAAAAACTTCAGTGTTAGATATCGTCCGGGACTGGACTTGGTTCTTCACGGAGTCACCGCACACATTTCTCCCTGCGAGAAAATTGGAATCGTTGGAAGAACCGGAGCCGGAAAGAGTTCCCTCACACTTGCACTTTTCCGTATTATCGAAGCCGACGGTGGATGCATTGAGATTGATGGAACTAATATTGCTGATCTCCTGCTTGAACAGCTGAGAAGCCGGTTGACAATCGTGCCACAGGATCCAGTATTGTTTTCAGGAACAATGCGTATGAACTTGGATCCCTTCTTTGCATTTA GCGATGATCAAATTTGGGAAGCGTTGCGAAACGCTCATTTAGATTCATTTGTAAAATCTTTGCAAGAAGGTCTTCATCATCATATTTCTGAAGGAGGAGAGAACTTGag TGTTGGACAACGACAACTAATCTGCCTTGCTCGAGCTCTTCTCAGAAAAACCAAAGTGTTGGTGTTAGATGAAGCCGCCGCTGCAGTTGACGTCGAAACCGATAgtcttcttcaaaaaaccattCGAGAGCAGTTCAAAGATTGTACTGTTCTCACAATTGCCCATCGACTGAATACG GTTATGGATAGTGATCGTCTACTTGTTCTCGACAAAGGTTGTGTAGCCGAGTTTGACACTCCGAAGAAACTTTTGTCAAATCCGGATGGAATCTTCTATTCAATGGCAAAAGATGCAAATGTTGTGTAG